In Kineococcus mangrovi, a single genomic region encodes these proteins:
- a CDS encoding MetQ/NlpA family ABC transporter substrate-binding protein, translating into MSAETREHTTDDHGFELRTRRRWPFVAGGAVVLLGVAAAIVVPRLGGESTANTQAGATLYVATAEGNAREQALIEYVAKEVAPKHGITVAFKALADSNTINRAVSDGEVAGTIYQHRLWLGQVLQANPDFREEAATPVFRWGFGLWSAKWGSPEQIPQGGTVSLYSDPANESQGLFVLQEAGLITLKEGTDVGSATVDDIAQNPKDLKFTLLDFGAQSRALPDLDAAVGYTEYYLAAKVPIEQQIFAPTAPDEFAGQLTIGSRWKDTDNIEALVATFQDPAVQEYLATDPEVKDVLLPLDAR; encoded by the coding sequence TTGTCCGCTGAGACCCGCGAACACACCACCGACGACCACGGTTTCGAACTCCGGACGCGACGGCGCTGGCCGTTCGTCGCGGGCGGGGCCGTCGTCCTGCTCGGCGTCGCCGCCGCGATCGTCGTGCCCCGCCTGGGCGGGGAGAGCACCGCGAACACGCAGGCGGGGGCGACCCTGTACGTCGCGACCGCGGAGGGCAACGCCCGGGAGCAGGCCCTCATCGAGTACGTCGCGAAGGAGGTCGCCCCCAAGCACGGCATCACCGTCGCGTTCAAGGCGCTGGCCGACTCCAACACCATCAACCGGGCCGTGAGCGACGGCGAGGTGGCCGGCACCATCTACCAGCACCGGTTGTGGCTCGGCCAGGTCCTGCAGGCCAACCCCGACTTCCGGGAGGAGGCCGCGACCCCGGTGTTCCGGTGGGGTTTCGGCCTGTGGTCGGCGAAGTGGGGCAGCCCCGAGCAGATCCCGCAGGGCGGGACCGTCTCGTTGTACTCCGACCCGGCCAACGAGTCGCAGGGGTTGTTCGTGCTGCAGGAGGCCGGTCTCATCACGCTGAAGGAGGGCACGGACGTCGGATCGGCGACGGTGGACGACATCGCCCAGAACCCCAAGGACCTGAAGTTCACGCTGCTGGACTTCGGCGCGCAGTCCCGCGCGCTGCCGGACCTGGACGCGGCCGTCGGGTACACCGAGTACTACCTCGCCGCGAAGGTCCCGATCGAGCAGCAGATCTTCGCCCCGACCGCCCCCGACGAGTTCGCCGGCCAGCTCACGATCGGCTCGCGCTGGAAGGACACCGACAACATCGAGGCCCTCGTCGCGACGTTCCAGGACCCGGCGGTGCAGGAGTACCTGGCCACCGACCCCGAGGTGAAGGACGTCCTGCTCCCGCTCGACGCGCGCTGA
- a CDS encoding methionine ABC transporter permease: MNTPLAQIPALIAPALLDTLLMVGIVMTIVVLLGVPIGVLVHNLAPGGLLENRPAHTVLSWVVSTGRSLPFLVLMAALVPFTRFVTGTNIGIRAAVVPMVLAGTAFFARIVENSLRSVPPNLVAVAQASGASPLQVITTVQLAEATPSIIGGFTINTIAMIEYSAIAGTIGAGGIGYVAVTYGYQRFDHAVMIATIVVLVALVALVQLTGDALARAADPRTRRRPRTRNRPTPTPTQETTLVR; the protein is encoded by the coding sequence GTGAACACCCCGCTCGCGCAGATCCCCGCGCTCATCGCCCCGGCGCTGCTGGACACGCTGCTCATGGTCGGCATCGTCATGACGATCGTCGTCCTGCTCGGGGTGCCCATCGGCGTCCTCGTGCACAACCTGGCCCCCGGCGGACTGCTGGAGAACCGCCCCGCGCACACCGTCCTGTCCTGGGTCGTCAGCACCGGTCGCTCGCTGCCGTTCCTCGTCCTCATGGCCGCGCTCGTCCCGTTCACCCGGTTCGTCACCGGCACGAACATCGGCATCCGCGCGGCCGTCGTGCCGATGGTCCTGGCGGGCACCGCGTTCTTCGCCCGCATCGTGGAGAACTCCCTGCGGTCGGTGCCGCCGAACCTCGTGGCGGTCGCCCAGGCCTCGGGAGCCTCACCGCTGCAGGTCATCACGACGGTGCAACTGGCCGAGGCCACCCCCTCGATCATCGGCGGGTTCACCATCAACACCATCGCGATGATCGAGTACTCCGCGATCGCCGGGACCATCGGCGCCGGCGGGATCGGCTACGTCGCGGTCACCTACGGGTACCAGCGCTTCGACCACGCCGTGATGATCGCCACGATCGTCGTCCTCGTCGCGCTGGTCGCCCTCGTCCAGCTCACCGGTGACGCCCTGGCCCGCGCGGCCGATCCGCGCACCCGTCGCCGCCCCCGCACCAGGAACCGCCCCACCCCCACCCCGACGCAGGAGACGACCCTTGTCCGCTGA
- a CDS encoding methionine ABC transporter ATP-binding protein: MIELRHLTKTYGDPPHATTVLDHLDLTVPDGSITAVVGPSGAGKSTLAQCVTLLTRPTSGSVVVGGQDLTRLGAGRLREARRRIGTIFQSDGLQTRRTAAQNVELPLRYLGVVARDRQRRVAELLERVGLTGLADRYPHELSGGQRQRVGIARALALRPGVLLSDEATSGLDPQATASITGLLRELRDDLGLAILFITHEMDTVVDVADAVARLEHGRIVEAAPLLDVLRDPASPVGAALLPRRGVGDAGGLAVWEVHYRGDDVPADWLTTTSRELGHDLALLGASVGTVAGRTVGHATLGVPGGVDPTALTTALDRRGLHAQVPAVPRELDLV; the protein is encoded by the coding sequence GTGATCGAACTGCGCCACCTCACCAAGACCTACGGGGACCCCCCGCACGCCACGACGGTCCTGGACCACCTCGACCTCACCGTCCCCGACGGCAGCATCACCGCCGTCGTGGGCCCCAGCGGCGCGGGCAAGAGCACGCTCGCGCAGTGCGTGACGCTGTTGACCCGCCCGACGTCGGGGTCCGTCGTCGTGGGCGGCCAGGACCTCACCCGGCTGGGTGCGGGGCGGCTGCGCGAGGCGCGGCGCCGCATCGGGACGATCTTCCAGTCCGACGGCCTGCAGACGCGCCGCACGGCCGCGCAGAACGTCGAGCTCCCGCTGCGCTACCTCGGCGTCGTGGCCCGCGACCGGCAGCGGCGCGTGGCCGAACTGCTCGAACGGGTCGGGCTGACCGGGCTCGCCGACCGCTACCCGCACGAGCTGTCCGGTGGTCAGCGCCAGCGCGTCGGCATCGCCCGCGCCCTGGCCCTGCGCCCCGGCGTCCTGCTGTCGGACGAGGCCACCTCGGGGCTGGACCCGCAAGCCACGGCCTCGATCACCGGCCTGCTGCGGGAACTGCGCGACGACCTCGGGCTGGCCATCCTGTTCATCACCCACGAGATGGACACCGTCGTCGACGTGGCCGACGCCGTCGCCCGCCTGGAGCACGGACGGATCGTCGAGGCGGCCCCGCTCCTGGACGTGCTGCGGGACCCGGCCTCGCCCGTCGGGGCGGCCCTGCTGCCCCGCCGCGGCGTGGGCGACGCGGGCGGTCTGGCGGTCTGGGAGGTGCACTACCGCGGTGACGACGTGCCCGCCGACTGGCTGACCACGACGTCCCGCGAACTGGGTCACGACCTCGCCCTGCTCGGGGCCTCGGTCGGGACCGTCGCCGGCCGCACCGTCGGGCACGCCACCCTCGGGGTCCCCGGCGGCGTCGACCCCACCGCCCTCACCACCGCCCTGGACCGCCGGGGGCTGCACGCGCAGGTCCCCGCCGTCCCGCGGGAACTGGACCTCGTGTGA
- the sfnG gene encoding dimethylsulfone monooxygenase SfnG, with the protein MPLHEPLKFAYWVPNVSGGLVVSTIEQRTSHDPAYNVEVAKAAERVGFEYALTQVRYLASYGADAQHESTSFSLALLLATERLKVIAAVHPFFWHPGVLAKFAATAQELTQNRLALNIVSGWFKNEATQLGVTWHEHDDRYKQSEEFIELLRGVWGEDGYSQSGDFFNASDITFRPQPAVTPELFQGGNSSAAQAMAGRVSDWYFMNGKSIAGAAQGVREVSALAAENGRTVRFGLNGFALVRDTREEAEAVLEEIIAKADRTKVEGFGAAVQEAGNSTGDGKGMWADSEFRDLVQYNDGFRTGLVGTPDEVARRVLAYRLVGVDLLLLGFLHVKEEVEAFGELVIPRVRELEARLAAGEDLQLGAELDEAVVAATQPVPA; encoded by the coding sequence ATGCCCCTGCACGAGCCCCTGAAGTTCGCCTACTGGGTCCCCAACGTCTCCGGCGGTCTCGTCGTCTCGACGATCGAGCAGCGCACCAGCCACGACCCGGCCTACAACGTCGAGGTGGCCAAGGCCGCCGAACGCGTCGGTTTCGAGTACGCACTGACCCAGGTGCGCTACCTCGCCTCCTACGGCGCCGACGCCCAGCACGAGTCCACCTCGTTCTCCCTGGCCCTGCTGCTGGCCACCGAGCGGCTCAAGGTGATCGCCGCCGTCCACCCCTTCTTCTGGCACCCCGGTGTGCTCGCCAAGTTCGCCGCGACCGCGCAGGAACTCACCCAGAACCGCCTCGCGCTGAACATCGTGTCCGGCTGGTTCAAGAACGAGGCGACACAGCTCGGGGTCACCTGGCACGAGCACGACGACCGCTACAAGCAGTCCGAGGAGTTCATCGAGCTCCTGCGCGGGGTCTGGGGCGAGGACGGCTACAGCCAGTCCGGGGACTTCTTCAACGCCTCCGACATCACGTTCCGCCCGCAGCCCGCGGTCACCCCGGAGCTCTTCCAGGGCGGCAACTCCTCCGCCGCGCAGGCCATGGCCGGCCGCGTCAGCGACTGGTACTTCATGAACGGCAAGTCGATCGCGGGGGCCGCCCAGGGCGTCCGCGAGGTCTCCGCCCTCGCCGCGGAGAACGGGCGCACCGTCCGGTTCGGGCTCAACGGCTTCGCCCTCGTCCGCGACACCCGCGAGGAGGCCGAGGCCGTCCTGGAGGAGATCATCGCCAAGGCCGACCGCACCAAGGTCGAGGGCTTCGGCGCCGCCGTCCAGGAGGCGGGCAACTCCACCGGGGACGGCAAGGGCATGTGGGCGGACAGCGAGTTCCGCGACCTCGTGCAGTACAACGACGGGTTCCGCACCGGGCTCGTCGGCACCCCCGACGAGGTGGCGCGCCGCGTCCTGGCGTACCGGCTCGTCGGCGTCGACCTGCTGCTCCTCGGGTTCCTGCACGTCAAGGAGGAGGTCGAGGCGTTCGGCGAGCTCGTCATCCCGCGCGTGCGCGAGCTCGAGGCGCGCCTGGCCGCCGGTGAGGACCTGCAGCTCGGCGCCGAGCTCGACGAGGCCGTCGTCGCCGCGACCCAGCCCGTCCCGGCCTGA
- the idi gene encoding isopentenyl-diphosphate Delta-isomerase, with the protein MTLAPADPTVELVVLLTDDGTPCGTAPKADVHHTSTPLHLAFSCWIVDGAGRTLLTRRAAVKRTWPGAWTNSFCGHPGPGEDPADAVARRSVQELGAPVADVQPLLPAFRYRAVMADGTVENEICPVFTARLAGELALDPAEADAHRWVDLTDLRAEVAAGPGPFSPWMRLQLQEF; encoded by the coding sequence GTGACCCTCGCCCCCGCCGACCCCACCGTCGAACTGGTCGTCCTGCTGACCGACGACGGCACGCCCTGCGGCACGGCGCCGAAGGCCGACGTGCACCACACGAGCACCCCGCTCCACCTCGCGTTCTCCTGCTGGATCGTCGACGGGGCCGGTCGCACGCTGCTGACCCGGCGCGCAGCGGTCAAGCGGACGTGGCCGGGGGCGTGGACGAACTCCTTCTGCGGTCACCCCGGGCCCGGTGAGGACCCCGCCGACGCCGTGGCCCGGCGCTCGGTGCAGGAGCTCGGCGCGCCCGTCGCCGACGTGCAGCCGCTGCTGCCGGCGTTCCGGTACCGCGCGGTCATGGCCGACGGCACGGTCGAGAACGAGATCTGCCCCGTCTTCACGGCCCGCCTCGCCGGTGAGCTGGCCCTGGACCCGGCGGAGGCCGACGCCCACCGCTGGGTGGACCTGACCGACCTGCGCGCCGAGGTCGCGGCCGGGCCCGGCCCGTTCAGCCCGTGGATGCGGCTGCAGCTGCAGGAGTTCTGA
- a CDS encoding AAA family ATPase, with product MTLAPYGAFESAAVELGEGLTVVLGPNESGKSTLLAAVGDLLWGFERSPRYAFVHARARLRVGARWQPGPGGSGGHELVRSSRGLLRDDEPVPAPWAQDGWDRAAWTSRLGLDHEQLRAGGRRVLRGEGDLAGLVFSAHHGSGAQDLLAALEAEAERLWRPRGRSAVKDGVADVRALDEQLAGTATRAGLVEAARAAAGTAREEAERAQARLRTVRARHEEATLRLRLAPRARALLRTREQVAAATADLTGLGGVLGPADVADHDAAAAELAAAASAVDELTERAAVLADSRARCTVEADVLAAGARIDALTGARQARAQDAAEALRARASADESWHTARQALAALGPVPEGPAAEVVPDLLSRWHVPADRAADLSELAAAHTEVAAEAARAASELDRAREATAGRDPLQEIADEDVAALRAVVAAAGRDGSAARERRATLAARDERWAAARAEAVAAGALDPDAAADEPPALDPATVRAAHETLVRAREEHDRAAAEHDRCADAARTSSDELGQAQEGTGGADEEALRAARAVRDELLEPLRENGVHVDGPAALAAVARADAAADALLDHAEATARLRELRRAADRAAEAAATAGERARSTATAAEAVQEAYAAAFTAAGLRVPDGAPAPALAALGRLDAERAAVGIHDRRARELSTQVQAQLDALTVVLSRCAGSTDAQAVAPADPQAGLDVGLETARALIATAEAAAVQRALDAEHDRAAQLAAHRCEDLRRGAARAEEAFRAAVAAAGLPADLGPAGWAERARVLRTAADAAAVARREQDRAREREDRVAAHAREVADLTARLGDAGRTGRPDQVEVALAAVQDRLGRSRADERTATDLDRQAQEVADAAAAGRARGERAEARLTALATGGEDLTALAGRARRSRDLLDLQDRERDETAALDAEVGLAGDVPALLEQTGGRSDADLRTDEEAAALADEEAHEVWARAHQDLARAEVEVERLTSGVDANVLAAQRAEALAGLQADTERYVVVDVQRTVLRRQLEEFSAARANPLLAEAGEVLTLLTGGRWTGLVALDDGGDRRLAVRRADGELLDGAGGLSEGTADQVFLALRLAAVAAQHRDLVASGQGPLPVVLDDVLMTFDEVRTRAALEALAELARDVQVVLLTHHADVAAQAAELAGELAGTGAAVTVTRLPDPSALPDPGTPPARGADRRGRSGVDPQLVRAWAREEGRAVADRGRVSEQLVQEYLAAHDLAAHDLAAHDGEGTG from the coding sequence GTGACCCTCGCGCCCTACGGCGCCTTCGAGAGCGCGGCGGTCGAGCTCGGGGAGGGCCTGACCGTCGTCCTCGGGCCCAACGAGTCGGGCAAGTCGACCCTGCTGGCCGCCGTCGGCGACCTGCTGTGGGGTTTCGAGAGGAGCCCGCGCTACGCCTTCGTCCACGCCCGGGCCCGCCTGCGGGTGGGGGCCCGGTGGCAGCCCGGCCCCGGCGGTTCCGGCGGGCACGAGCTGGTCCGCTCCTCCCGGGGCCTGCTGCGCGACGACGAGCCGGTCCCCGCCCCGTGGGCCCAGGACGGCTGGGACCGGGCGGCCTGGACGAGCCGGCTGGGCCTGGACCACGAGCAGCTGCGCGCCGGTGGGCGCCGGGTCCTGCGGGGGGAGGGCGACCTCGCCGGCCTCGTCTTCAGCGCCCACCACGGCAGCGGGGCGCAGGACCTGCTCGCCGCCCTGGAGGCCGAGGCCGAACGCCTGTGGCGCCCGCGGGGGCGCTCGGCGGTCAAGGACGGCGTCGCGGACGTCCGGGCGCTCGACGAGCAGCTGGCGGGCACCGCGACCCGCGCCGGGCTGGTGGAGGCGGCCCGGGCCGCCGCCGGGACCGCGCGGGAGGAGGCCGAGCGCGCCCAGGCGCGGCTGCGGACCGTGCGCGCCCGGCACGAGGAGGCGACGCTGCGCCTGCGGCTGGCGCCCCGGGCCCGGGCCCTGCTGCGCACCCGCGAGCAGGTCGCGGCCGCCACCGCGGACCTCACCGGGCTCGGCGGGGTCCTCGGACCGGCCGACGTGGCCGACCACGACGCGGCGGCCGCCGAGCTGGCCGCGGCCGCGAGCGCCGTCGACGAGCTGACCGAGCGCGCCGCGGTCCTGGCGGACAGCCGCGCGCGCTGCACGGTCGAGGCCGACGTCCTGGCGGCCGGGGCGCGGATCGACGCGCTCACCGGGGCTCGCCAGGCCCGGGCGCAGGACGCCGCCGAGGCGCTGCGGGCGCGCGCGAGCGCCGACGAGTCCTGGCACACCGCCCGGCAGGCGCTGGCCGCCCTGGGCCCGGTGCCCGAGGGACCGGCCGCCGAGGTCGTCCCCGACCTGCTCTCCCGCTGGCACGTCCCCGCCGACCGGGCCGCCGACCTGTCCGAGCTGGCCGCGGCGCACACCGAGGTGGCTGCCGAGGCCGCGCGCGCGGCCTCGGAGCTCGACCGGGCCCGGGAGGCCACGGCGGGTCGTGACCCCCTGCAGGAGATCGCGGACGAGGACGTCGCGGCCCTGCGGGCGGTGGTGGCCGCCGCCGGCCGGGACGGGTCCGCGGCCCGGGAGCGGCGCGCCACCCTGGCCGCGCGCGACGAGCGGTGGGCGGCTGCCCGCGCGGAGGCCGTGGCGGCCGGGGCGCTCGACCCCGACGCGGCGGCCGACGAACCACCCGCCCTGGACCCCGCCACCGTCCGGGCCGCCCACGAGACCCTGGTCCGGGCCCGGGAGGAGCACGACCGCGCCGCCGCCGAGCACGACCGGTGCGCGGACGCGGCGCGGACGAGCTCGGACGAGCTCGGGCAGGCTCAGGAGGGCACCGGCGGCGCGGACGAGGAGGCGCTGCGCGCCGCCCGCGCGGTCCGGGACGAGCTGCTGGAACCGCTGCGCGAGAACGGTGTCCACGTCGACGGCCCCGCTGCGCTGGCCGCGGTGGCCCGCGCCGACGCCGCCGCCGACGCACTGCTCGACCACGCCGAGGCCACCGCCCGGCTGCGGGAACTGCGCCGGGCCGCCGACCGGGCCGCCGAGGCGGCCGCGACCGCCGGCGAGCGGGCGCGGAGCACCGCGACCGCGGCCGAGGCGGTGCAGGAGGCGTACGCCGCGGCCTTCACCGCGGCCGGCCTGCGGGTTCCCGACGGCGCCCCCGCGCCGGCGCTGGCGGCCCTGGGCCGGCTGGACGCCGAACGCGCCGCGGTCGGGATCCACGACCGGCGGGCCCGCGAGCTGAGCACGCAGGTGCAGGCCCAGCTCGACGCCCTCACGGTGGTGCTGTCCCGGTGCGCCGGGAGCACCGACGCGCAGGCCGTCGCCCCGGCCGACCCGCAGGCCGGTCTCGACGTGGGGCTGGAGACCGCCCGCGCCCTCATCGCCACCGCCGAGGCCGCCGCCGTGCAGCGCGCCCTGGACGCCGAGCACGACCGGGCCGCGCAGCTCGCCGCGCACCGCTGCGAGGACCTGCGACGAGGCGCCGCCCGGGCCGAGGAGGCCTTCCGGGCGGCGGTCGCGGCCGCCGGTCTGCCCGCCGACCTCGGGCCCGCCGGGTGGGCCGAACGCGCCCGGGTCCTGCGGACCGCGGCCGACGCCGCCGCGGTCGCCCGCCGCGAGCAGGACCGCGCCCGGGAGCGGGAGGACCGGGTGGCGGCCCACGCCCGCGAGGTCGCCGACCTCACCGCACGGCTGGGGGACGCCGGCCGGACCGGACGTCCCGACCAGGTCGAGGTGGCCCTGGCGGCGGTGCAGGACCGCTTGGGCCGCAGCCGCGCCGACGAGCGGACCGCGACCGACCTGGACCGGCAGGCGCAGGAGGTGGCGGACGCCGCCGCGGCCGGACGCGCCCGCGGCGAGCGCGCCGAGGCGAGGCTGACCGCCCTGGCGACCGGGGGGGAGGACCTGACCGCCCTGGCCGGGCGCGCCCGCCGGAGCCGGGACCTGCTGGACCTGCAGGACCGCGAACGCGACGAGACCGCCGCCCTCGACGCCGAGGTGGGCCTCGCCGGGGACGTGCCGGCGCTGCTGGAGCAGACCGGTGGGCGCTCCGACGCCGACCTGCGGACCGACGAGGAGGCGGCGGCGCTGGCCGACGAGGAGGCCCACGAGGTCTGGGCCCGGGCCCACCAGGACCTCGCCCGGGCCGAGGTGGAGGTGGAACGGCTGACCTCCGGCGTCGACGCGAACGTGCTGGCCGCCCAGCGCGCGGAGGCGCTGGCCGGGTTGCAGGCCGACACCGAGCGCTACGTCGTGGTGGACGTGCAGCGCACGGTCCTGCGTCGCCAGCTCGAGGAATTCTCGGCCGCCCGCGCCAACCCGCTGCTGGCCGAGGCCGGTGAGGTGCTGACGCTCCTGACCGGGGGGCGCTGGACCGGTCTGGTGGCCCTCGACGACGGCGGGGACCGGCGCCTGGCGGTGCGCCGGGCCGACGGGGAACTCCTCGACGGGGCCGGCGGGCTCAGCGAGGGGACCGCGGACCAGGTCTTCCTGGCGTTGCGACTGGCGGCGGTGGCCGCCCAGCACCGCGACCTCGTCGCCTCGGGCCAGGGCCCGCTGCCCGTGGTGCTGGACGACGTGCTGATGACCTTCGACGAGGTCCGCACCCGCGCCGCGCTGGAGGCGCTGGCCGAGCTCGCCCGTGACGTGCAGGTGGTGCTGCTGACCCACCACGCCGACGTGGCCGCGCAGGCGGCGGAACTGGCCGGGGAGCTGGCCGGGACGGGGGCGGCGGTGACCGTGACCCGGCTGCCCGACCCGTCGGCGCTCCCGGACCCCGGGACCCCACCCGCCCGGGGCGCCGATCGGCGGGGACGCAGCGGTGTCGACCCGCAACTGGTGCGGGCGTGGGCGCGGGAGGAGGGGCGCGCCGTCGCCGACCGGGGGCGGGTGAGCGAGCAGCTGGTCCAGGAGTACCTGGCCGCTCACGACCTCGCGGCTCACGACCTCGCCGCCCACGACGGCGAGGGCACCGGGTGA
- a CDS encoding metallophosphoesterase family protein — protein MTDRPADAVRVVHAADVHLDSPLRGLRRLGDDAVADTLRAATRGALEALVALCETQRADALVLAGDLYDGTWHDYATGRFFTRQVQRLADSGIAVFIVSGNHDAESQITHSLTLPPNAHRFGVDSPGTVVDEDLGLAVHGQGYRTRAVSSNLAAGYPRRVPGVVNVGLLHATVDGSRSGGEHERYAPCSIDDLTALGYEYVALGHVHAREVLATGATTVAYSGNLQGRHPRETGAKGAYVVDLVPGEQARLTFHALDVARWESLDVDVTGAVDVAEVMGALRDRMLRTRRDAGDRPLVVRAVLSGPTAAAADLADAERLRQEAEQAAEAAGVVLERVRSHARLPSAGGEDDPELVAAVRAAADALARDPALTQALRGVRGEVGRLLSDAGLLDLGDPRTVGALARRAADDLSTRLGGR, from the coding sequence GTGACCGACCGCCCCGCGGACGCGGTCCGCGTCGTCCACGCCGCGGACGTGCACCTGGACTCCCCGTTGCGCGGGCTGCGCCGGCTCGGTGACGACGCCGTCGCCGACACCCTGCGCGCCGCCACCCGCGGGGCGCTGGAGGCCCTGGTCGCCCTGTGCGAGACGCAGCGGGCCGACGCGCTGGTGCTGGCCGGGGACCTCTACGACGGCACCTGGCACGACTACGCCACCGGCCGGTTCTTCACCCGGCAGGTGCAGCGCCTGGCCGACTCGGGGATCGCGGTGTTCATCGTGTCGGGCAACCACGACGCGGAGAGCCAGATCACCCACTCCCTCACCCTCCCGCCGAACGCGCACCGGTTCGGGGTGGACTCCCCCGGCACCGTGGTGGACGAGGACCTGGGGCTGGCCGTGCACGGCCAGGGGTACCGGACCCGGGCGGTGTCCTCCAACCTCGCCGCCGGCTACCCCCGCCGCGTACCGGGCGTGGTCAACGTCGGTCTGCTGCACGCCACCGTCGACGGCAGCCGCAGCGGCGGCGAGCACGAGCGGTACGCGCCCTGCTCGATCGACGACCTGACCGCGCTGGGGTACGAGTACGTCGCCCTCGGGCACGTGCACGCGCGCGAGGTCCTGGCCACCGGCGCGACGACGGTCGCCTACTCGGGCAACCTGCAGGGCCGGCACCCCCGGGAGACCGGGGCCAAGGGCGCCTACGTCGTCGACCTCGTGCCCGGCGAGCAGGCCCGGCTGACCTTCCACGCCCTGGACGTGGCCCGCTGGGAGTCCCTGGACGTCGACGTCACCGGCGCCGTCGACGTCGCCGAGGTGATGGGTGCGCTGCGGGACCGGATGCTGCGCACGCGCCGCGACGCCGGGGACCGCCCCCTCGTGGTCCGGGCGGTGCTGTCCGGTCCGACGGCCGCGGCGGCCGACCTGGCCGACGCCGAACGCCTGCGCCAGGAGGCCGAGCAGGCGGCCGAGGCCGCCGGCGTCGTCCTCGAGAGGGTCCGGTCGCACGCCCGGCTCCCGAGCGCGGGGGGCGAGGACGACCCGGAGCTGGTCGCGGCGGTCCGGGCGGCCGCCGACGCCCTGGCCCGGGACCCGGCGCTGACCCAGGCGCTGCGGGGGGTGCGCGGGGAGGTCGGGCGGCTGCTGTCCGACGCCGGGCTGCTCGACCTGGGCGACCCCCGGACGGTGGGCGCGCTCGCGCGCCGGGCCGCCGACGACCTCTCGACCCGGCTGGGGGGCCGCTGA
- a CDS encoding acyl-CoA carboxylase subunit epsilon — MSTGDEAAVGHLLRSLRIERGNPAPEELAALTVVLTSRLRERAPQVADVPAPRSRWADRRHALGLPPAPGQGSWRASALPR, encoded by the coding sequence GTGAGCACCGGGGACGAGGCCGCGGTCGGGCACCTGCTGAGGTCGCTGCGCATCGAGCGGGGCAACCCCGCCCCGGAGGAGCTGGCCGCCCTGACGGTCGTCCTGACCTCCCGGCTGCGCGAGCGCGCCCCGCAGGTGGCGGACGTGCCGGCGCCGCGGTCGCGGTGGGCGGACCGGCGGCACGCGCTCGGCCTGCCCCCCGCCCCCGGGCAGGGGTCCTGGCGCGCGAGCGCCCTGCCCCGCTGA